The sequence tttttttaattgttgtagttattattgttgtcatcattgttggataggacagagaaaaatggagagaggaggggaagacagagagggagagagaaagacacctgcagacctgcttcaccgcttgtaaagcgcctcccctgcaggtgtggagctgggggatcgagCCGGGATCATAAGTCAGTCCTTGCCCttttcaccacctgtgcttaacccactgtgctaccaacccGACTCCCCTTATATATGTTATATGAATTGACATAAGACAGATGCAAAAGGAGGAATAATGCCATATGATTCCACTTAATGGGGCACCTACATTGGATATTTCACGGAGACAAAGGGCTACTAGAAGTTATCACAGGCTTTGAAGAGAGCAAATGGAGTTAGGTTGGAAGATCACAAAGTTTCTGTCTGAGATGAAGAAAATGTCTTGTAAACACACAGCGGTGGTGGGGATGCAGTGAGGAACGGTACCGTGTGGAGCATAGTGCCGCTGGATCACACATTTAAATgattaaaatagtgatttatatatatatgtctgtatgtattatttacagggtttttttttttttagcagtatAAAAACACTTGTTTTTCTCTGGTAGAGTGAATAAGTTAGTTTCACAAGTACTTCCGATGTGGTCAGACAGGCAATGAAAATACAAAGTGATGAAGACAAGACAGTTATTGCCTTGGTCAAAATCAGCTTCCACTTAGAGGCCTAGTCCAGGTGCAGCTACCTTTTCTGTCAGCCTGACTTCTTGAGCAGGTATTTGGTAGTATCTGTAAGAGCAGAGCGTCAGAGTGTTGGTTCTCACCCTCAAAGTGTAGAGTATCTCAGGAGACAGAGTGTGCGTGTGAGGATAAGAGCACGGTCCTACAGCGTCCCTGTCAGGATGAGTAGGAGCAGAAAGCACATCCTCGAGGAGCTCCGAGGATAAAGTAGCGAGAACAGGACAGACACAGAATGTGCGGGTACAGACAAAAGGAAGAACTAAGTAAATAGTGTTACCATTTGTGTCACTGGGATTTTAGCAAATATCTTCATCTCACTTGTAAAGAGTGTTATCTTAGGAAGGATGAAAAGCATAGGGAAAACGCATTGACTCAGAAAGCAAACTTGATTTTATCTTTTACACATTGCTGTTGTTTGTTGtattcttattttaatattttatatcccTTAATTTTTTCATCAAAGATACTGTTACATTTAATGCCCATTTCTGTACTTTCAGGAAAACCAACACACGCCCCCCAATCTGGTCACTCATATAACATTCACGCCGGCTCACATGCGGGCCCCTTCTGCCAGGTCTGACTCAGCTCCGGGTCTTCCACCGAGTTCAGCAACATCAGACCACAAGGTGGCACCTTCAGCCAGCCAGACAGGCCCTGCGCAGAGCCGAAAGAAATCCTTGTCTGGCAGTGCATCTCAAGCCCGTGAGGAAGTATTCTTCATACCTCACAGAAGAAATACTCACGGTCAAGACACACATTCTCGACACTCAAAAGCTGGTGTGTCCTCAACTCTGCTCCTCCCACCAGGGTTTCCTCACAGCAAAAAGAGGTCCTTGTCAAGCAAGGCCAAGCACATGGAGTTACCTGTGGCCCACAGAGCCAAGATTCAAACTCCAGACAGACATTCCATTCACCGGAAGCATAATGTTTTCTCAAATCCACTCCTCTCATCTGCATCTGCTCACAGCAGAAAAAGATCCTCGTCTCACAAGGCACCTCACGTGCATGTGgaggagcccctgactcccagaGGAGACACTCAAGCTCAAGACACACATTCCAGTCACCTAGAGTCTAGTGAATCCCCGGTTGTGGTCCTGCCACCAGAATCTCCTGAGAGTAGAAATAACTCCCTGGCCAGTGTGGAAGTATCCAGGCCCCACAGAGAAAATACTAATGTTGAAGACACAGATTTCAGCCAACCCCAGCCTGGCACATCCTCAACTCTGCTCCTCTCACCAGGATCTGCTCAGAACAGAGAGAACTCCTTCTCTAACTTGGCACCTCAGGTGCATGTGGAAGAGCCCGCACCCCACAGAGGAAACACTCAGGTTCAAGACACGCAGGTTAGCCCTCAACGTGACAATGTCCCTAGATTCATGtctgcttttaaaaatcaattgTTGCGAAGAAGCAAAATTCTCTTAGGACAAAAATTGAAAAAGCCTGTTGCTAGAGAATCTCAGTTGGCTTCCACTCAAACTATTGTGATCCATGATGATCCACCAGATGCAGATTCAAACAGAGAAGATCAGTCTGATGAGGCTGTTCAGATAAATCCACCGGACGTAGATTCAGATACAGATCAATCTGATGAGAACGTTCAGTTAAATGATGGACATTTAAACCAGACATCTAGACCTCCGCAAGAAAGGATTGCTAAGCCCTGTGAGAGTGTGACAGAAGACTCTCCTTCTAATGAAACAGCCCTGACTGTGAATGGAGCTGAAAGTCAATTACAGCCTGGCAGCACCACAGAAGACGCTGGTGACCTCCAAGTGAATGGAAACTCCACAAgtaaatacaaagagaaaggccGTGAGAGACTAAGAGTGAAAAGACAGCCGCAAGGGTCAGAGACAGAAATGAGAAATCCTCAACAACTAAAGCAAAAACCAGTAAATCAAACTCAAGAAGTTGGTATATGTGACCACAGAACTGCCCACAGGTCTAAAAGAAAATTGTGTGAAGAGTCTTCAAAAGTGTCAAAGAAGCTTCACTTCAAATGTGCCAGCCATGAGCAGCAGCAAGCCAGCTGTGGTCGGAACCAGGtaagaaaagcaacaacaaatgtttttGAGGGTATACTTATtacataataaatctttaaaacctaGCTAAACATTTAAACAATTTGACAAAGACCACAGAGAAACACAATAATGAAGAAACATAATATTGGAAGGAGGaggcagttggtggtgcacctggccgaGTGCGCATgtcaccatgctcagggaccctggTGCAagcctatccccacctgcagggaggaaactccgCAAGCAgagaaatagagctgcaggtgtttctcccccccccttcaattccccttcccttctcattttttctctgtcctatcaattatttttaaagaagcatAACAtcaggtggggatagatagcataatggttatgcaaagagactctcatgcctgaagctccaaggtcccaggttcagtcccccgaaacaccgtaagtcagagctgagcattgctctggttaaaaaaaaaaatttttttttaaagtaagcatAACATCTATTTGAGCACAAAACTGCAAATGTACACAGTTAATCTATAACAAAATTGATTCTTTAATCTGATTACAGACACATGACTTAACCAAGTCAAAATCCAAGAAATGTCACAGTTCGCAAAGTTTAGAACATGGATGTGAAAGGACATCTCCACCAGGTAACTGGGGTGTCGACTTTTGATTTCTTCTGTCTTTATGTTATCTGTACTGAGATTGTAAATTTTAGGAATCCTAACCCCTTTGCTAGAAGAAGCAAGTTTTCAAGTCTTGAAGCTGAAAATCAGAAAGGAGGACTAGGAAGTAGCTCACCGAGTAGAGTGCTTGCTCCACCATGCACAGGGCCCTGGGATGGAGCTCCAGCACTACACGGGAGCATGGTGGTTGGCACCTGGGAAACTGACGGCGTCTTTCTCAAGGAAAGATGAAAGAGTTAGAACTAGCTGAGTTCACCCCCCAAGAACCACATAAAAATAAGCAAGTAAAGGGCTGGgttgtagcgcacctggttgagtacacatgtcaccatggacaaggacctggtccccacctgtagggggaagcttcacaagtggtgaagcagtgctgcagatcctgaggggggagacgggggagggttcgctctctctccctctccccctcccttcctccctctccccctcgctCCCttactctccttctccttccctctccccctcccttcctccctctcccccttgctCCCttactctccttctccttccctctccccctcccttcctccctctcccccttactctccttctccttccctctccccctccctccccttcaccctcctcttcccctccttcttcccctccctcctccccctccccctctccctctccctccttccctctcagttgttCACTGTCCTAGCAGatgtaaggaaaaaaataaagtaaaagtaagtaaatgaaatgaaatcagTAAGGAAATAAGCAATGTTGGGGAAAGGACAGCCTGGTCTGTACAGCAAGTGCTTTGTGAAGTTACAGTCCCCAGAGGCACATGGTGCAGAGAGGccctttcctttgttcctctcccaGGGCCTTGATAGGCACCGGAGCTTTTGGTCTTCTGCCTGGAGCCCCTCTCCTGCCAGTAGcctctgtccctttctgtctcagTATATGTCAAATATTTGTCAATCATCACGTTAAAATTGCCTCCAAATACATTGCCACACTCCAAAATTCTTGACTTTAGTGGAGGCTTAGTTGATGCTGAGTCCACAGCATAGAATTCACAAAACCGTGCATCTGGAGGTGACATGTTACTCCATCCACCATCTGGTCTGTTCTAAGAACAAACACGCTGCTAAAATATCCACACACTTTTCGTACAACTACTGGAATACAGTCAATTCAAATTCTTTATGCACAAACTAGAACagatttttcctcttttctcctccaagTGTTCTTTCTTTCCATAGTTGTCAGTCTGATTTAATTACCTGAAAGGTACTTCATCTCCTCCTGTATGTATGAGAATGCTGTGtctcatgtggtttttgatctctTTATCATTTTCATGGGAAAATGCATCTGCTTTAAAGTCTATTTTGAATGTGTCTTGAGTATGAGAGATAAGTAGTAgactatagtaaaaaaaaaaagtatgtaagtaTGTCACCTTGTTTTGAAGTCTGCAATAAAAACATTTTGTGAAAAGTGCTATTAGTGAAAAAAGAACATGTGTGTGTTAGTGAATATATACATAGGTAGGTAGGTACACACATAGACTCCCCACAGTCACCTGGAGCAGGCACACATTCTGGAGCAGTTTCCCCCTTGGTCCAGGTGGTCCTAGGCTGCCTTCCTGTCCCTCCAGACCTCAGGCCTTAGCTAAGGAGGCAAGCCGTGAAGGGACAAACCCACTACTTCGTTAGTATGTGGTGTCTTCCTGCACTTTATAGGAGCACTTCCCATCATTTATATAAACTTGCTCCATTAATTGTAGTGTCTAAAACTTAGAAACTGTGGTATAGTATTTCATTTAGGTTAATATTAACCTACACAGCAAAGCCTGCTTATGTTCACATCGGTTTACTTTCTGGGATAATGTAGATTTATTTTTCATCTCATAATATTCATCCTAGTGCAAATTTCAAACATGTTTTATATACACATGTCTTCTGTAGATTGGCCAATGACCTTTAATTTATTCTTCCATGTTCAAAGAAGAGGAGCCGGACCAATCTGCTGTTTTACGTACCGAAGACACCAGTACTGAAGACAGCAGTACCGAAGACACCAGTACCGAAGACACCAGTACCGAAGACACCAGTGAAGATTCTGATTCATCCTAGAGATGGGGGCTGTGAAAAGCTGCATGACTGCAAGTCTGATTAGGAGAAGCAGAACCGTGTCTCCTGGCCCGCACACTAGCTGCTTTGCTTGTCTCGTGCACACACATTCACTGTCCCTAAGAACTGTTCACATGTCCATTAGGTCTGACAGTACTTGTCATTTCATATTTACATTACTTTTATTCCCAGTATATGTTGTTAGCTTTATAGAATTATATAGCTTACATTGTAGGTTTCAAATATTAAGAAATCATTTTGTCTGCATATATCTAGAATCTTAAGGGGATCAGCTATTACATTAAGTAGCCTATGTAAACCAAAACCAATACCAAAATTATCTTTATGGAAATGGGAAATACTTTTCATACTGTATTTTTCATTGGCATACTATATTATTTATATCTTAAATTTGCAATATTTGTTGATAGTAAGCAACAAACTGTATTATTTGTACTTGGTTTTGTgttttataatattatttatattttatactttTGGGTATTGCTCTagcaaataggaaaaaagaaagtttaatgaTGGCTAGATTTGCTTTTGTTAACCAGCTCtctagcattttctttcttttcttcttcttttttagccagagcactgtttgtTTCTCACTTAGGGAGATGCCAGGGACCCCAAGCCTCACAAGCTGTTATGTTATATATCTCTGGTCCTTGCTTTCACTTTTAAAGTCTATGTCATCTGGTTATTATGCTTGCAGTAGAGATATACTCGATGTTTCTTAATACTTCCGAGTGTAAACATTCACAAATGCTTAAGGATTCGTGGCCATTGCTTACTGGGTGGGAATGCTGATGCCGGTGTATCCTGCATGGTGTCTTAGTTTCAATAAACCAACGAAGACTTGTTAGATAGACCCACTTGCCTTGTGCCAGAGTGGTTGTATATGGGAATGGGAACATCAGATTAATtacagatgcttttttttttcaaaactattATTAGGGACACAATGATTTAGAAGACAGCTGGTGTCACATGGGAAGAGTTTTTTGTCTTTCCGTGGCAGCTGTCTGCCCACgctcccagcaccagcataaggccGCCTCCAGCATCGCGCACTTCCCCTTCTCCACACACGTTTGCTGGGAGGCCCGTGGACACCCCTCTCAGGTCCTCACCACATTCCAGAACTTCTGTTCCCAGTTCTTCATCCTTTGAACGGAAACTGCTTTCATATCTACTGTGTATCAACAACCATTGTAAATTGTCAGGGTACATCGTGAGTAGTGGCCTTCCATCCTAGCAGAGGGAGGTAACAGTAGACACACCAGATGACGTGATGTATTAGAAAGTGACAAGTATGTAGAGAGGAAAACGGCTAAGTTTTAAGAGGGTGGTTACGGCAGGCTGCCTTATGCCAGAGTGTGGACGCACTGAGGGCCCCAAAGAAGGGACTCTCCAGGGAAGGGCTTATGTAGGAGCAAGAAATGGTGAGTTCAGCCCTGTGTTGCTGGCGTCAAATGAGCCAGGGCCCAGGAGAGACTAGGAGAGAGGATCCTATCACCCTGGGCCTGTCGTGGTGAGAGCACTagcctccagtgcagtgggctgccaccctccccttcagaCACTCCAGCTAAGTCTGAGCCCCTGTGGAAGAGACAGGAAGTGCAGTTCCTACGGGATTTGAGAGGAGGGGGGTTATTGAGGGGTTTGGGCTTGTCTGTGAAGAGGATGGACTTGCTTCTAGGATGCAGCTTTGGGAGAAAGGAGAGTTGTCCACCGGACTTCACAGTGTGGAGCTGACTGGCAACCCTGGTGAACAGTAGAGGTTgggcagagagaagggagggaaagaactgGAAGTTAGAAATAGAACTGGTTAAAACTGGAAGTTAGAAATTAAACTTCACTTGAGAAGACAGCAATGGGCAGATGTCTGTCATTCCCGACTTCTAGTCGTCCCCAACAGAAACTGTTCCTCGGAACACTAACCCCTTCCAGCCTGTGTGGTCTTCATCTCTGCACAGAACCTTTCAGTCTCCGTCTCTGTCCAGCACTGGTTGTGCCCAGGACTGAGAAGGGTGAACAGAAcccaagacagacacacactgtgACACAGGAGGGATGAGAATGTTTCAGAGAAGAGCCAAGATGCTGTCTGAGGAGTCACCACTAGTCTAAACATCAAGAGAAAAGCAGACAAAGCCATTTGAAACCACTTTTACCCCTGAGCTAGCTGCTGACTGACTAGGAGCTGAGCCGGAGTTGGATGCCACCAAGAGCAGGGGTATGCTTAGACAGGAGGGGGTGACATTCAGCCATTAGTAACCAGCtccagctgggtggtggtgcacctggttgagcacacatattacagtgcacaaagatccaggttcaagcccccagtccccacctgcaaggagaaagcttcacaagtggtgaagcagtgttgcaggtgtctctctgtctccctctcctctctccctttccctctcaatttctggctgtctctatccaataaataaagataataaaaaaaattttaattaaaaacaaagtaaCCAGCTCCAATTCCCCCCTGGGGACCTGCGGGTACCCTGCCTCAGTACTGCTGCTGATAGTTCACTGCATAGCAGTGAGTGgacaaaaagatattttttaaaaaagaagactttggtctttagagaaaaaaaaatggggagcttATACTAAAGGGTCAGATCCCTTCCCCAAAATGACATAAGTCAAGTTGAGAGCAGGacaagaaagttggatcagggcagagagtagcttccaaacttgaagagaatatatagACAGTTAGTCATAACTGtctaccccactgatctgacccagggcccatgtctattcatactcagcacaggagcctgtgtgacctctgagtccctgtcagtctgagctcatagtccatggtcacattcatgggaacattctaggctgcattcatgtcaggacccatctctGAGTGGCAGaacaggctgaccagcctcccttcagagagtggggcaggcactccctaccattgctgctctccaGTGTGGGTGAGGTCCTGGAGAGACCCTCTACCACTACTTGttaactttataaaaatattttttatttagttatttttggatagagacagaaattgagaagggaggggagatagggagaaaggcatctacagacctgcttcactgctcgtgaagcttcccctgcatagGTAggcagcagaggctcaaacccaggtcctcacacacattGGTGTGTGGACTCGACCAGGCGCACTGCCTCGGTGGTGCCCCTACACCGTCACTCTTCCATTCGGACTTTGTTCAGCCTTGTGGCTTCCACTTGACCTGGCCCAAGTCTTCTGTGGAGCCTGTGGATTTCTCTGGCTTTAGTTTGTAGGGGGCCCCCGATACAGATACAGACCCCAAGCCTCCACAGCCACAGAATTCTGTCTCCTAATGCGCCAGGGGCCCTGCGGGGACTTGGGCAGAGGGACAGCAGCAGTGGctgctttctctgtccctttcccggGACTCTGGCTGTGCCTTGCATCCAAATGTGATGATTACAGGCTGAGCTCACTCATTTGTGGGCTCTGGAGAAACAAAGGGAACAGACAAAACCAAACAAGCTTGGGACTGGGATTCAGACCGCAGAGCTGAGTTTACCGGAGGTCACcccagggggagggagggggcggcAGAGGACAGGCCTGCTGTGCTAACCCACCTTTGGAAGGGATGTCAACAACAagatcagattttttaaaaataataataaaaaaatagttgttGGGGCCAGGAGATTGCTCACCCAGTGAAGTACATGCatcaggatctgagtttgagctccaGCACCTCATGGGAGCTTCACACGCCATGGAGCTGGGCATGAGCACTCAGAGCCAGACACACGCTGCCTTCTTCCTCTCTTAAAAACACGTTctcgggagctgggtggtggctcaaagGACACAATCTCATCCGTTCTGACGGCAGAGCAATAGCCCATGGTGTCTATATCCCAAAACTTCTTTATGCAGTCATATGTGgggggcatctaggctgcttccactctggtggttgtgagtaatgcagctgtgaacacagg is a genomic window of Erinaceus europaeus chromosome 15, mEriEur2.1, whole genome shotgun sequence containing:
- the C15H18orf63 gene encoding uncharacterized protein C18orf63 homolog, translated to MSSQRQQSLFFVDSPDLQKLCAVRVTIPSAGKPEPEVRTVQLKMSRHLLLLHREVLTAPFPQAVSQLWVVTTIPFYKTGKISAFLEQYGAKMEAPQKVVPAILQDCLTHSLTTRLAPSWNRTGHLLVQGRGFLSRMGKQNAVVLDISVTETQICLSVEVYTIRLPPPELREFAISPNVIKDFHTNEEATIEGHSILNNWCYVLPSMKMGQISNIVHKMPPECPFKSYEELQIHWNDMYGYKLPEDAGNFQIYCSVYFKMVGQRIFTYPLSCIRTQPVQFFPRIDLEGVLKSFAADLRIKLPHICGLPVKMTDNPCFHTYKLTRPCVLENQHTPPNLVTHITFTPAHMRAPSARSDSAPGLPPSSATSDHKVAPSASQTGPAQSRKKSLSGSASQAREEVFFIPHRRNTHGQDTHSRHSKAGVSSTLLLPPGFPHSKKRSLSSKAKHMELPVAHRAKIQTPDRHSIHRKHNVFSNPLLSSASAHSRKRSSSHKAPHVHVEEPLTPRGDTQAQDTHSSHLESSESPVVVLPPESPESRNNSLASVEVSRPHRENTNVEDTDFSQPQPGTSSTLLLSPGSAQNRENSFSNLAPQVHVEEPAPHRGNTQVQDTQVSPQRDNVPRFMSAFKNQLLRRSKILLGQKLKKPVARESQLASTQTIVIHDDPPDADSNREDQSDEAVQINPPDVDSDTDQSDENVQLNDGHLNQTSRPPQERIAKPCESVTEDSPSNETALTVNGAESQLQPGSTTEDAGDLQVNGNSTSKYKEKGRERLRVKRQPQGSETEMRNPQQLKQKPVNQTQEVGICDHRTAHRSKRKLCEESSKVSKKLHFKCASHEQQQASCGRNQTHDLTKSKSKKCHSSQSLEHGCERTSPPEEEPDQSAVLRTEDTSEDSDSS